From Alteromonas sp. BL110:
TGTGCCCAATATATCGAGCAGACTCAAATCCTGTGAGCGCGTTTCGCAAAGGTCCAATGATATTTGATAAAGGGTCAACCAGAATTGGGCAGGTATCTACGTTGGTTACTTTGTTGCTGTTCGCTTCGCGAAAGCCTAGCTTAATTTGATTTGGGTTGCGGGCATCGATAGCCAATCTTGCTTTTCTGCGATATTGAGGACGAGGACCCACTAATGGCGCTTGCCAAACCTCTGCCTTCATTGAAAGTTGACGCTCCATCATTACTCTAAGAGCGTGGTCTCTCTGTTCAAGAGCCGCATCGGGCTTTATATGCTGTAGCTGACAACCACCACATACATCAAACACAGGGCAAAAAGGGGCCTGTCTTGCCTCACTTGGTAATTGAATATTTGTCGCTTTGGCGTTAATCACTTTCTTCTTGCTCGTTAGCACCTCTATATCGCAGGTTTCCCCAACAAGGGCGCCTTCAACAAACATCATGGGGTTGCCGCGCACTACGCCGTTGCCCATCCAGTCGAAATCTTCAATGGTGACCGTATTGGGCTTTTGATTCTTACTAACTTGTGAGACTTTTTTAGCTTTTCCAAATCGAAGCCCCGCGACTTGCGCGTTAGCACTGGCGTTCCCTTTTTTTGTGTTGCCACCTAGGCGGGCAGACGTGAGGCCTTTTTGCTTGCTGCGGGATTGTTTAAAAAGGTTTGCCAAGTGTAACTCCGGTTACTTGCTTTTCGTGGTTTTATATTTGTGGCGTTTCTTGCAGACGCAGACCAGATAGATGTCATCTACCTTGGCTAAATTGAGTCTGCGTTTTAGTAGTGTGCGCTTTAATTAACGCCCGCTTTAGTAAGTGATTAAGATTCTAGTATAACGGTGGCGACGGCATAATGCTGCTCATCTGAAATACTGATCACGCTTCGCGTAATACCCCGTGCCTCACACATAGCAGCAAATTCACCAGAAAAATGAAGTTCTGGCGCCCCTAGGTCGTTGTTACGCACCTCTATGTGTTGCCAACTTATCCCATTTCCAATTCCGGTACCAAGGGCTTTCACCGCGGCTTCTTTAGCGGCAAAGCGTTTTGCTAAAAAGCGTACTGGTGTAGCGTGCTCACTAAACTTCTGCCATTCTGCAGGCGTAAGTACCCGCTTAGCCAAACGCTCGTTAGCTCCCTCGCCTTTACCAAGACGAGCAATCTCTACAATGTCAGTGCCTAGCCCTGCAATCGCCACGCTATATTCGCCCTTTTGAATTAAATG
This genomic window contains:
- the acpS gene encoding holo-ACP synthase; the encoded protein is MAIAGLGTDIVEIARLGKGEGANERLAKRVLTPAEWQKFSEHATPVRFLAKRFAAKEAAVKALGTGIGNGISWQHIEVRNNDLGAPELHFSGEFAAMCEARGITRSVISISDEQHYAVATVILES